The region GAAAACCGCCTGCCGATAATAGGCGAGTTCACGGATCGACTCGAGGATGTCGGCGAGGGCGCGGTGACCGCCGTCTTTCGAGGGAGCGTGGATGTACGCCCGGGGGTACCAGCGGCGCGAAAGCTCTTTGATGCTCGAGACATCGACATTGCGATAGTGCAGCCAGCGGTCGACGCGCGGCATGTACTTCGCAAGGAACATGCGGTCGGTGCCGATCGTGTTGCCCGCCAGGGGAGCCTTGCCCTCGAGCGGGACGAACCGCTGGATGTACTCGAGCACCTGGAACTCGGCGTCGCCCAGGCTGACACCGCCCGGGATCTCATCGAGGAGGCCCGACTTCTGGTGCATCTTCGTCACGAAGTCGTTCATGTTCGCCATGGCCGATGCGTCGGGCTTGATGACGACCTGGAAGCCCGGGTCGAGCGGTCGCAGTTCGAAATCGGTGACGACGACCGCGATCTCGACGAGTTCGTCGACCGACAGGTCGAGGCCCGTCATCTCGCAATCGATCCAGACCAGACGATCGTTTTCGGAAGCCCCCACCATGTGCTCCATCCTAGTGAGGCCTCCGACACGGGCGTCGACCTCGTGCCCGCAAGCCCGGCGGCTACGCTTATAGGGCCCTCGTAGCTCAATGGATAGAGCATCGGCCTTCTAATCCGGTGGTTGCAGGTTCGAATCCTGTCGGGGGCGCCACACTCTTCGGCCGCCGGAATCTTCGGCGGCGACACGCGGCGCGGCTCTGGTGCGCCCCGGAAGTCGGGCGTAGCGTCGGATGCGTCGGAAGGGGTTCGATGATGAGCATCACCGAGACACACCACCCGCTGTGGGTGGCATACGGCACACAGGGCGTGGTCGGTTCGATCCGCAAGTCGGACGACGGTTACACGGTGACGATGGCGGGCGCCGATGCCAGTGCCGGCACCTACCCGTCGATGGAGATCGCGAAGAGTGCGCTCCATGCGCACATGACTCCGGGGAGCGACTGGCCGGAGTTCCGCGAGCACTGAGGCTGCGACGCGTGCAGCCGCAGTGGCTGCACGCGCTTCAGCGTGCCGGCCGCCTCGTCGTCTGTGCGGTCTCCTTCTGGATCGACGTTCCGGACGGTGCCGGGGGCGTCTCCGCGCCGGAGCCGCGACGTGTATCGAGCAGCGGCAGGGTGACGTGCACGAGCGGCCCGATGAGCACCGCGAACAGCACGGTGCCGATGCCCACCGTTCCGCCGAGCATCCAGCCCGCGAACAGCACCGACAGCTCCACCGCGGCACGGCATGCCCAGATCGGCCAGCCGAAGCGGGAGTGCAGTCCCGTCATGAGGCCGTCGCGCGGGCCGGGACCGAACCGTGCCCCGATATACAGGCCGGAGGCGACCGCGACGAGCAGGATGCCGCCGAGGAGGGTCACGGCCTGCAGGGCGAACCCGCTGACCGGCGGGAGGAGCCACAGCAGAGCCTGCATGCTGGTGCCGACCAGGAGGATGTTCAGCACCGTGCCGATGCCGGGCCGCTGGTGGAGGGGAATCCACAGCAGCAGCACGAGGAACCCGATGATGTTCGTGACCCAGCCGATCCCGACGCCGGTCCGAAGCGACACGCCCTGGGCGAGCACCGTCCAGGGGTCGACGCCGAGGCCGGCGGCGACGGTCAGCCCGCAGCCGACGCCGTAGAGCACCAAGCCGATCAGCAGTTGAGTCACGCGACGAGTCATAGAGCGATCCAACCGCATGATTGGCCTGAGGATGCCATGCCAATTCGGCTAATGTGGCTCCATGGACTCCCGGATCTCCGCGCGCGCCCTCACCGCGGCGCTCGGCGGCTGGCGAACGCGCGAACCCGCGTACGAGGCACTGGCTGACGGCATCCGTCTGCTGTGCCTCGACAACAGGCTCGCGCCGCGAACTGCCCTTCCTGCTGAACGCGAACTCGCACACGCGCTGTCGGTAAGTCGGAGCACCGTCGCCGCCGCGTATCGCAGCCTGCGCGACAGTGAGCACATCGCGAGTCTGCGCGGCTCGGGCAGCGTGACGCTGCCGCTTCGTCGACGCGATGCGTCGCGTCTCGACGCCGTCGACGGGATGATCGACCTGCAGCAGGCCACTCCGCCGGCCTGGCCCGGATTGGCCGGGGTGATCTCCGACCTCGCCAGTCAATCCGCTGCGCTCGTGGCCCGCGTGGGGTACGACGTGCTCGGCCGCGCAGACCTGCGCGAGATCATCGCGCAGCGATACACCGACCGCGGGATCGTCACGTCGCCCGCCGAGGTGCTCGTGACGACCGGGGCGCAGAGTGCGATCCACCTGCTCGGCTCGCTGCTCCTCGGCCGTGGCGACCGTGTGGTCATCGAGACGCCGACCTACCCGCATGCCGCCGAGTCGCTGCGGCGTGCGGGAGCCCGCCTGGTCGGGGTGCCCGTGACTGTGGACGACGGATGGGATCTCGACCGCGCCGAGCAGGCTTTCGCGCGTACGCTGCCCGTGCTCGCCTACCTCATGCCCGACTTCCACAACCCGACGGGGCGATCCATGTCGGAGATCGAGCGGGCGACGATCCTGTCGGCCGCCGAGCGGTCGGGCTCGGTGCTGATCCTCGACGAGACCACAGCGGAGCTCGACATCGACCGCGGCCCGCTCGATCCCGGCTTCCCTGGCGACTCGGAGGCCGTGGTGCGGATCGGTTCGCTCGGCAAGACCGTCTGGGGAGGGCTGCGGGTCGGCTGGATCCGCGCCCACTCCGACCTGATCCGTCGCCTCGTCGCCGTGCGGCCGGCCCACGATCTCGGAACCCCCGAGTTCGAGCAGGCTGTCGCCGCATCCGTCCTGGCCGACTTCGATCCGGTCGTGGCGCAGCGCGGTGATCTTCTGCGCTCCGGCCGTGACCGCCTCGCCGCCGCGATCGCCGCTCGGCTGCCCGAATGGACAGTGCCCCGCGCACGCGGCGGTGTCTCGCTGTGGATCGAACTCGACGCGCCGCTCAGCACACCGCTCGTGCTCGAGGCGCGGTCGCGCGGGATCCTGTTGACTGCCGGACCGCGCTTCGCGGTAGCTGGCGGCTACGACCGGCACCTGCGGATCCCGTTCACGGCCCCGCCGGACGATCTGGAGTACAC is a window of Microbacterium terrae DNA encoding:
- the yczR gene encoding MocR-like transcription factor YczR, with the protein product MDSRISARALTAALGGWRTREPAYEALADGIRLLCLDNRLAPRTALPAERELAHALSVSRSTVAAAYRSLRDSEHIASLRGSGSVTLPLRRRDASRLDAVDGMIDLQQATPPAWPGLAGVISDLASQSAALVARVGYDVLGRADLREIIAQRYTDRGIVTSPAEVLVTTGAQSAIHLLGSLLLGRGDRVVIETPTYPHAAESLRRAGARLVGVPVTVDDGWDLDRAEQAFARTLPVLAYLMPDFHNPTGRSMSEIERATILSAAERSGSVLILDETTAELDIDRGPLDPGFPGDSEAVVRIGSLGKTVWGGLRVGWIRAHSDLIRRLVAVRPAHDLGTPEFEQAVAASVLADFDPVVAQRGDLLRSGRDRLAAAIAARLPEWTVPRARGGVSLWIELDAPLSTPLVLEARSRGILLTAGPRFAVAGGYDRHLRIPFTAPPDDLEYTIDVLAQSWRHVREGAPARYLETLDAVV
- the orn gene encoding oligoribonuclease, which translates into the protein MVGASENDRLVWIDCEMTGLDLSVDELVEIAVVVTDFELRPLDPGFQVVIKPDASAMANMNDFVTKMHQKSGLLDEIPGGVSLGDAEFQVLEYIQRFVPLEGKAPLAGNTIGTDRMFLAKYMPRVDRWLHYRNVDVSSIKELSRRWYPRAYIHAPSKDGGHRALADILESIRELAYYRQAVFVPEPGPTSDDARSAAAAAVSKFAPEM
- the yczE gene encoding membrane protein YczE gives rise to the protein MTRRVTQLLIGLVLYGVGCGLTVAAGLGVDPWTVLAQGVSLRTGVGIGWVTNIIGFLVLLLWIPLHQRPGIGTVLNILLVGTSMQALLWLLPPVSGFALQAVTLLGGILLVAVASGLYIGARFGPGPRDGLMTGLHSRFGWPIWACRAAVELSVLFAGWMLGGTVGIGTVLFAVLIGPLVHVTLPLLDTRRGSGAETPPAPSGTSIQKETAQTTRRPAR